One Coffea arabica cultivar ET-39 chromosome 5e, Coffea Arabica ET-39 HiFi, whole genome shotgun sequence DNA segment encodes these proteins:
- the LOC113687848 gene encoding auxin-responsive protein SAUR71-like has protein sequence MKNLIRRLSRVADSSQYCQLRSESGTTTTTSNCSSSSSSSFTRARKQRRGGAGVPEGHLPVYVGEEMERFVVSAELLNHPLFVNLLNQSAQEYGYHHRGVLRIPCHVFVFERVLEALRLSPHDYSHLQHLFNSFSDQDLL, from the coding sequence ATGAAGAACCTTATAAGGAGACTATCACGAGTGGCGGATTCCTCCCAATATTGTCAACTGAGATCGGAATCCGGGACCACCACCACCACGTCTAATTGTTCATCATCATCGTCGTCGTCGTTTACGAGAGCAAGAAAGCAGCGGCGAGGTGGGGCCGGAGTGCCGGAGGGTCACTTGCCGGTGTACGTGGGAGAGGAAATGGAAAGGTTCGTGGTGAGCGCGGAGTTGTTGAACCACCCGCTATTCGTCAACCTCTTGAATCAATCGGCACAGGAGTACGGTTACCACCACAGAGGCGTGCTTCGTATTCCTTGCCATGTCTTCGTCTTCGAGCGAGTCCTCGAGGCTCTTCGTCTCTCCCCCCATGACTACTCCCACCTTCAACATCTTTTCAACTCTTTCTCCGATCAAGACCTTCTCTAG